The following are from one region of the Stigmatella ashevillena genome:
- a CDS encoding FAD-binding oxidoreductase, with amino-acid sequence MTNDLQSWGRFPLATRQTTHALAWQTDSIPTAGASLLPYGQGRSYGDSCLNENGTLLTTHGLDRLLDFDAATGVVRCEAGTTLETLLKLTVPRGWFLPVTPGTKFVSIGGAIANDVHGKNHHRAGTFGRYVRRFELLRSDGSRKVCSPEENPDWYEATIGGLGLTGLILWADVQMRPIHNPFVITETVPMADLEDFFKISRESEQDAELTVAWVDSLALGRRLGRGLFFRGNFAPPRFDGLPLVRSHLSHGSALAVPFNLPGISLNWLSVATFNWFFYRANLLRRGPRLQHYDPFFYPLDKVHRWNRVYGRKGFFQFQCVVPFSTARDALREIMERSARDVPSPLTVLKTFGDISSPGWMSFPRPGVTLALDFANRGDRTMKLVAELDRLTRQAGGAVYPAKDAGMSPENFAAYFPQLERFKSYIDPAFSSSFWRRMNP; translated from the coding sequence ATGACGAACGATCTTCAGTCCTGGGGACGCTTTCCACTCGCCACGCGGCAGACCACGCACGCGCTCGCTTGGCAGACGGACTCGATTCCCACCGCGGGAGCCTCGCTGCTGCCCTACGGGCAGGGGCGCAGCTATGGAGACTCGTGCCTCAACGAGAACGGCACGCTGCTCACCACCCATGGGCTGGACCGGCTGTTGGACTTCGACGCGGCCACGGGGGTGGTGCGCTGCGAGGCGGGCACCACGCTGGAGACACTGCTGAAGCTGACGGTGCCCCGGGGCTGGTTCCTGCCCGTCACCCCGGGCACCAAGTTCGTCAGCATCGGGGGCGCCATCGCCAATGACGTGCACGGCAAGAACCACCACCGTGCCGGCACCTTCGGGCGGTACGTGCGCCGGTTCGAGTTGCTGCGCTCGGATGGCAGCCGGAAGGTGTGCTCGCCAGAAGAGAATCCGGACTGGTACGAGGCCACCATTGGAGGCCTGGGGCTCACGGGCCTCATCCTCTGGGCCGACGTGCAGATGCGCCCCATCCACAATCCGTTCGTCATCACGGAGACGGTGCCGATGGCGGACCTCGAGGACTTCTTCAAGATTTCCCGCGAGTCGGAGCAGGACGCCGAGCTGACCGTGGCCTGGGTGGACAGCCTGGCGCTGGGCCGCAGGCTGGGCCGGGGGCTCTTCTTCCGTGGCAACTTCGCCCCGCCCCGCTTCGATGGGCTGCCGCTGGTGAGGAGCCACCTGAGCCATGGCTCGGCGCTGGCAGTGCCCTTCAACCTGCCCGGCATCAGCCTCAACTGGCTGTCGGTGGCCACCTTCAACTGGTTCTTCTACCGGGCAAACCTCCTGCGGCGAGGTCCGCGCCTCCAGCACTATGACCCCTTCTTCTACCCGCTGGACAAGGTGCACCGCTGGAACCGCGTCTACGGGCGGAAGGGCTTCTTCCAGTTCCAATGTGTGGTGCCCTTCTCCACCGCGCGAGACGCTCTGCGGGAAATCATGGAGCGCAGCGCACGGGATGTTCCCAGCCCGCTGACCGTGCTGAAGACGTTCGGAGACATCTCCTCCCCCGGATGGATGTCGTTCCCGCGGCCTGGAGTCACCCTAGCCCTGGACTTCGCCAACCGGGGCGACCGGACGATGAAGCTCGTGGCGGAGCTGGACCGGCTGACCCGCCAGGCAGGAGGCGCGGTGTACCCGGCCAAGGATGCGGGGATGAGCCCGGAGAACTTCGCCGCCTACTTCCCCCAGCTCGAACGCTTCAAGTCTTACATCGATCCCGCCTTCTCCTCCTCCTTCTGGCGCCGCATGAATCCGTAG
- a CDS encoding UbiA family prenyltransferase, whose product MQTSSPIEFPSSEPPLAVDLDGTLVRTDTLHESLLVLFKRNPLLLLLAAVWMLRGKAFFKAEVGRRVSLDVTRLPYSEPLLAFLKEEQARGRKLVLATAADQTIAEAVASHLGLFSEVYASDGKVNLSGAHKLERLKREHPSFDYAGDGEVDLTLWREARRAVVVHGPSGLERRVRALGRGEVRIFERPRVGVRAWVKALRIHQWAKNVLVFIPMLAAHKVLDSRLLVQAGLGFVAFSLCASSVYMLNDLLDLDADRQHPSKRRRPFASGDLPVRTGAVLAPVLLTAGFGVAMFLPPSFAALLATYYAVTLAYSLYLKQVMVLDVLVLASLYTVRIFGGSLAVGIPTSSWLFTFSMFLFLSLALVKRLSEVRRLRLSNAEAAPGRGYLASDYELLASLGVASGYISVLVLALYITSKEVTVLYDAHERLWLLCPVMMYWVSRVWLLAHRGQVNEDPLVFALRDKVSYGVGLVAVLVLMAAA is encoded by the coding sequence GTGCAGACGTCCTCCCCCATCGAGTTCCCCTCCTCTGAGCCCCCCCTGGCCGTTGACCTGGACGGGACACTGGTGCGCACGGACACGCTGCACGAGAGCCTCCTGGTGCTGTTCAAGCGCAACCCCTTGCTGCTGCTGCTGGCGGCCGTGTGGATGCTCCGGGGGAAAGCCTTCTTCAAGGCGGAGGTGGGCCGGCGGGTGAGCCTGGATGTGACGCGCCTGCCCTACAGTGAGCCGCTGCTGGCCTTTCTCAAGGAAGAGCAGGCACGAGGACGCAAGCTCGTGCTGGCCACCGCGGCGGACCAGACCATCGCCGAGGCCGTGGCCTCCCACCTGGGCCTCTTCTCCGAAGTGTACGCCAGCGACGGGAAGGTGAACCTCTCGGGCGCGCACAAGCTGGAGCGGCTCAAGCGAGAGCACCCCTCCTTTGATTATGCGGGAGACGGCGAGGTGGATCTGACGCTGTGGCGCGAAGCGCGCAGGGCGGTGGTGGTCCACGGCCCCTCCGGACTGGAGCGCCGGGTGAGGGCGCTCGGCCGGGGCGAGGTGCGCATCTTCGAGCGCCCGCGCGTGGGTGTGCGCGCCTGGGTGAAGGCGCTGCGCATTCACCAGTGGGCCAAGAACGTCCTCGTCTTCATTCCAATGCTGGCGGCCCACAAGGTGCTGGATTCCCGGCTGCTGGTGCAGGCGGGGCTGGGGTTCGTGGCCTTCAGCCTGTGTGCCTCCAGCGTCTACATGCTGAACGACTTGCTGGATCTGGACGCGGACCGGCAGCACCCCTCCAAGCGCCGCCGGCCCTTCGCCTCGGGAGATCTTCCCGTGCGAACCGGGGCGGTGCTCGCCCCCGTGCTGCTCACGGCCGGCTTCGGCGTGGCGATGTTCCTGCCGCCCTCCTTCGCGGCGCTCCTGGCCACGTACTACGCGGTGACACTCGCCTACTCGCTGTACCTCAAACAGGTGATGGTGCTGGACGTCCTGGTGCTGGCGAGCCTGTACACGGTGCGCATCTTCGGCGGCTCGTTGGCGGTGGGCATTCCCACCTCGAGCTGGCTCTTCACCTTCTCCATGTTCCTGTTCCTGTCGCTGGCGCTGGTGAAGCGGCTGTCCGAGGTGCGCCGGCTGCGGCTGTCCAACGCGGAGGCGGCCCCGGGCCGGGGCTACCTGGCCAGCGATTACGAGCTGCTGGCCAGCCTGGGCGTGGCCTCGGGCTATATCTCCGTGCTGGTGCTGGCCCTGTACATCACCAGCAAGGAGGTCACGGTCCTCTACGACGCCCACGAGCGACTGTGGCTGCTGTGCCCTGTGATGATGTACTGGGTGAGCCGGGTGTGGCTGCTGGCCCACCGGGGCCAGGTGAACGAGGACCCCCTCGTCTTTGCACTGCGAGACAAGGTGAGCTACGGGGTGGGTCTGGTGGCGGTGCTGGTGTTGATGGCAGCCGCTTGA
- a CDS encoding methyltransferase, protein MQLGFKADNLLERVADWLNLAPRPVVQSFFGMMAARTLMAGVRLGVYAALAEGPTTAEALAERLKLSPAGTRALLEALVSCEAVTRKRGRYQLDSRSRRWLDPRSPRYMGGFLEFNYAQWDWWGQLESVVRSGQPVEIHGFDPEDRRWRDYIHGMHQLALLSAPEVASAISLPRGARHILDLGGAHGWFSAELCQRHRGLKATVLDLEGSVRVGREIIASAGLSHVVEHQEGNLLTAELGGPYDGVLVFQVMHHLSPAQNVALLRRVRAALAPRGTLAVLEYLSEDAEGPPSSAALIGLHYFLTSRATAYSPAEMEGFLSDAGFRITKTQPVRHLPLQTLILARPE, encoded by the coding sequence ATGCAGCTGGGCTTCAAGGCGGACAACCTGCTGGAACGCGTGGCGGACTGGCTCAACCTGGCCCCTCGGCCCGTGGTGCAGTCCTTCTTCGGGATGATGGCCGCGCGCACGCTCATGGCCGGGGTGCGGCTGGGGGTGTACGCGGCGCTCGCGGAGGGGCCCACCACGGCCGAGGCCCTCGCCGAGCGGCTGAAGCTGTCCCCCGCGGGGACGCGCGCGCTGCTGGAGGCCCTGGTGTCGTGCGAGGCAGTCACGCGCAAGCGCGGCCGCTACCAGCTCGACAGCCGGTCCCGGCGCTGGCTGGACCCGCGCTCGCCCCGGTACATGGGCGGCTTCCTGGAGTTCAACTACGCCCAATGGGACTGGTGGGGGCAGCTCGAGAGCGTGGTGCGCTCCGGGCAACCGGTGGAGATTCACGGCTTCGACCCCGAGGACCGGCGCTGGCGGGACTACATCCACGGCATGCACCAGTTGGCGCTGCTGTCAGCCCCCGAGGTGGCCTCCGCCATTTCCCTGCCCCGGGGCGCCCGGCACATCCTGGACTTGGGGGGTGCCCACGGCTGGTTCTCGGCGGAGCTGTGCCAGCGTCACCGGGGGCTGAAGGCCACGGTGCTGGACCTGGAAGGCAGCGTGCGGGTGGGCCGGGAGATCATCGCCTCGGCGGGCCTGTCCCACGTGGTGGAGCACCAGGAAGGCAACCTGCTCACCGCCGAGTTGGGCGGCCCCTATGATGGGGTGCTCGTCTTCCAGGTGATGCACCACCTGTCGCCCGCCCAGAACGTGGCCCTGCTGCGCCGGGTGCGCGCCGCGCTGGCCCCCCGGGGCACGCTGGCCGTCCTGGAATACCTGAGCGAGGACGCCGAAGGCCCGCCGAGCTCTGCCGCCCTCATCGGCCTGCACTATTTCCTCACCTCGCGGGCCACGGCCTACTCGCCCGCCGAGATGGAGGGCTTCCTGAGCGACGCGGGCTTCCGCATCACCAAGACCCAGCCCGTGCGCCACCTGCCCTTGCAAACGCTCATCCTCGCCCGGCCGGAGTGA
- a CDS encoding MXAN_6627.5 family MYXO-CTERM protein: protein MIRSFLRPGPWLLLWCLGLALPLPGHADDGGIDGGEVAPTPDASVGEGGADRDNPEGEDGVGRVVINCHSSTDCSPRFRCQQGKCQYTGIREAERVGCLLGPEAALMLTGLGLAALRRRKG, encoded by the coding sequence GTGATTCGCTCGTTCCTCCGTCCCGGCCCGTGGCTTCTCCTGTGGTGTCTGGGCCTTGCCCTGCCGCTCCCGGGCCATGCCGACGATGGTGGGATAGACGGGGGGGAAGTCGCACCCACCCCGGATGCCTCGGTGGGCGAAGGGGGAGCCGATCGCGACAACCCCGAGGGTGAGGACGGGGTGGGACGGGTCGTCATCAACTGCCACAGCAGCACCGACTGCTCGCCCCGCTTCCGGTGCCAGCAGGGCAAGTGCCAGTACACCGGCATTCGCGAGGCGGAGCGCGTGGGGTGCCTGCTGGGGCCCGAAGCCGCATTGATGCTGACGGGACTGGGGTTGGCGGCGCTCAGGCGCCGGAAGGGGTAG
- a CDS encoding response regulator, with protein sequence MAPRILVVDDNPELLSLLTQLFEDAGYEVSGASRGKQAIESARTNPPAAAVLDILLPDMMGYHLADTLRREQPQLPLLFITGVFKGGKHAIEARQKYAAAGYFEKPFEAQKLLEAVAKLVPPEKKVPPAASLQDAFEVELDIDVEEEGPQDVMELTGRIKVTGGGNLSAEIRGANLTASPLQKAPATVVRPPTPGRPATPLPVGAGAPGMRRGELKDNLPALITAFYLSRETGELGVQRGKVKKVVYFERGTPVFALSNLLADRFGQFLVRVGKIRPEQLQDATVVATQSQRRTGDVLVERGLLKDTERLYYVGQQVKAIIYSLFAWDEGTYVMSFMEKAATESIKLELHPANLIVRGVKKLYKPERLRRLLQPEDRLIPAVAPSYQLNEVELERWEAELLPRIDGNRTVAELLAYANRPEHVVSGFIVAMMSLGILDRQT encoded by the coding sequence ATGGCCCCGCGAATCCTCGTTGTGGATGACAATCCGGAGCTCCTCTCTCTCCTCACTCAGCTGTTCGAGGACGCGGGCTACGAGGTGAGCGGCGCCAGCAGGGGCAAGCAAGCCATCGAAAGCGCCCGGACGAACCCCCCCGCCGCCGCGGTGCTCGACATCCTCTTGCCCGACATGATGGGCTACCACCTGGCTGACACGCTGCGTCGTGAGCAGCCGCAACTGCCGCTGCTCTTCATCACTGGCGTCTTCAAGGGGGGCAAACACGCCATCGAGGCGCGGCAGAAGTACGCGGCGGCGGGCTACTTCGAGAAGCCCTTCGAGGCGCAGAAGTTGCTGGAGGCCGTGGCCAAGCTGGTGCCTCCCGAGAAGAAGGTGCCTCCGGCCGCGTCGCTCCAGGATGCCTTCGAGGTGGAGCTGGACATTGATGTGGAGGAGGAAGGGCCCCAGGACGTGATGGAGCTCACCGGGCGCATCAAGGTGACCGGTGGGGGCAACCTCTCGGCGGAGATTCGCGGCGCCAACCTCACAGCGAGCCCTTTGCAGAAGGCGCCCGCCACGGTGGTGCGCCCCCCGACGCCGGGTCGGCCCGCCACGCCGTTGCCCGTGGGCGCTGGGGCTCCTGGCATGCGCCGGGGCGAGCTGAAGGACAACCTGCCTGCGCTCATCACCGCCTTCTACCTGTCGCGCGAGACGGGGGAGCTGGGTGTACAGCGCGGCAAGGTGAAGAAGGTGGTGTATTTCGAGCGCGGCACGCCGGTGTTCGCCCTGTCCAACCTGCTGGCGGACCGCTTCGGCCAGTTCTTGGTGCGTGTCGGCAAGATTCGTCCCGAGCAGCTCCAGGACGCCACCGTGGTGGCCACGCAGAGTCAGCGCCGCACGGGGGATGTGCTCGTGGAGCGGGGCCTGCTCAAGGACACCGAGCGGCTCTACTACGTGGGGCAGCAGGTCAAGGCCATCATCTATTCGCTCTTCGCGTGGGACGAAGGCACCTACGTGATGAGCTTCATGGAGAAGGCGGCCACGGAGTCCATCAAGCTGGAGCTCCACCCGGCCAACCTCATCGTCCGGGGCGTGAAGAAGCTCTACAAGCCCGAGCGGTTGCGGCGGCTGCTCCAGCCGGAGGACCGGCTCATTCCGGCGGTGGCTCCCTCGTATCAGCTCAACGAGGTGGAGCTGGAGCGGTGGGAGGCGGAGCTGTTGCCGCGCATCGATGGGAACCGGACGGTGGCGGAGCTGTTGGCCTACGCCAACCGCCCCGAGCACGTCGTCTCCGGCTTCATCGTGGCGATGATGTCGCTGGGCATCCTGGACCGCCAGACGTAG
- the bcp gene encoding thioredoxin-dependent thiol peroxidase: MPIPQAGSVAPGFQLPDQNGTPVSLAQFAGKHVVLYFYPKDDTPGCTTEACDFRDGSSALTKAGAVVLGVSPDDTKRHQKFAAKFNLPFALLADTAHEVADAYGVWGEKTNYGRTYMGITRTTFLIDPQGKVKHVWPKVKVAGHMKEVLATLGGEAPAAAKKAPVKKAPAKKAPAQR, from the coding sequence ATGCCCATTCCTCAAGCAGGTAGCGTGGCCCCCGGCTTCCAGCTCCCGGACCAGAACGGGACCCCCGTGTCGCTCGCCCAGTTCGCGGGCAAGCACGTCGTTCTCTACTTCTACCCGAAGGACGACACCCCCGGCTGCACGACGGAAGCGTGTGACTTTCGCGATGGGTCTTCCGCGCTCACGAAGGCCGGCGCGGTGGTGTTGGGCGTATCGCCGGACGACACGAAGCGGCACCAGAAGTTCGCCGCCAAGTTCAACCTGCCATTTGCCCTGCTGGCGGACACGGCGCACGAAGTGGCCGATGCGTACGGCGTCTGGGGAGAGAAGACCAACTATGGCCGCACGTACATGGGCATTACGCGGACGACCTTTCTCATCGATCCGCAGGGCAAGGTGAAGCATGTCTGGCCCAAGGTGAAGGTCGCGGGCCACATGAAAGAAGTGCTCGCCACGCTGGGCGGCGAGGCGCCTGCCGCGGCGAAGAAGGCACCGGTGAAGAAGGCACCGGCGAAGAAGGCGCCGGCGCAGCGGTGA